A stretch of the Tardiphaga sp. 709 genome encodes the following:
- the acs gene encoding acetate--CoA ligase, producing the protein MNSHNQEETVCDKIYDVPAEWTTRAFVDDAKYNEMYARSISDSNGFWAEQAKRLHWTHAPTKIENTSFAPGKISIKWFEDGVLNAAYNCIDRHLPDRANQTAIIWEGDDPSQSKHISYQELHDEVCKMANVLRNRNVGKGDRVTIYLPMIPEAAYAMLACARIGAVHSVVFAGFSPDSLAQRITDCQSKIIITADEGLRGGKKVPLKNNVDAAVAKAGGVDWVVVVKHTGTPVNMDPVRDFWYREAAEVVTTECPCEPMNAEDPLFILYTSGSTGQPKGVLHTTGGYLLFASMTHQYVFDYHEGDIYWCTADVGWVTGHSYILYGPLANGATTLMFEGVPNYPSMSRFWEVIDKHQVNIFYTAPTAIRALMQAGDEPVKKTSRKSLRLLGSVGEPINPEAWEWYYHVVGEARAPIVDTWWQTETGGILITPLPGATKLKPGSATRPFFGVVPEIVDADGKVLDGETSGNLCIARSWPGQMRTVYGDHARFEQTYFSTYKNKYFTGDGCRRDADGYYWITGRVDDVINVSGHRMGTAEVESSLVAHEKVSEAAVVGYPHDIKGQGIYAYVTLMNGVEPTEELRKELVAWVRKDIGPIASPDLIQFAPGLPKTRSGKIMRRILRKIAEDEPSSLGDTSTLADPAVVTDLVEHRQNKR; encoded by the coding sequence ATGAATAGCCACAATCAAGAAGAGACTGTCTGCGACAAGATTTACGACGTACCGGCTGAGTGGACGACGCGCGCATTCGTCGATGACGCGAAATACAACGAGATGTATGCGCGCTCGATTAGCGATTCCAACGGCTTCTGGGCCGAGCAGGCCAAGCGCCTCCACTGGACCCACGCCCCCACCAAGATCGAAAACACGTCCTTTGCCCCAGGCAAGATCTCGATCAAGTGGTTCGAGGATGGCGTATTGAACGCCGCCTATAACTGCATCGACCGCCATCTGCCTGACCGGGCCAATCAGACCGCGATCATCTGGGAAGGCGACGACCCGTCGCAGTCGAAGCACATCAGCTATCAGGAGCTGCACGACGAAGTGTGCAAGATGGCCAACGTGTTGCGCAACCGCAATGTCGGCAAGGGCGACCGCGTCACCATCTATCTGCCGATGATTCCGGAAGCCGCCTACGCGATGCTCGCTTGCGCGCGCATCGGCGCGGTCCATTCGGTGGTCTTCGCCGGCTTCTCGCCGGACTCGCTGGCGCAGCGCATCACCGACTGCCAGTCGAAGATCATCATCACCGCCGATGAAGGCCTGCGCGGCGGCAAGAAAGTGCCGCTGAAGAACAATGTCGATGCTGCCGTCGCCAAGGCTGGCGGCGTCGATTGGGTTGTGGTCGTCAAGCACACCGGCACGCCGGTGAACATGGATCCGGTGCGTGACTTCTGGTACCGCGAGGCCGCCGAAGTCGTAACCACCGAATGCCCGTGCGAGCCGATGAACGCGGAAGATCCGCTGTTCATCCTCTACACGTCGGGTTCCACCGGCCAGCCCAAGGGCGTGCTGCACACCACTGGCGGTTATCTGCTGTTCGCGTCGATGACGCATCAATATGTCTTCGACTATCACGAGGGTGACATCTACTGGTGCACCGCCGACGTCGGCTGGGTGACCGGTCACAGCTACATTCTCTATGGGCCGCTGGCCAATGGCGCGACCACGCTGATGTTCGAAGGCGTGCCGAACTATCCCAGCATGTCGCGCTTCTGGGAAGTGATCGACAAGCATCAGGTCAACATCTTCTACACCGCGCCAACGGCGATCCGCGCGCTGATGCAGGCCGGCGACGAGCCGGTGAAGAAAACCTCGCGCAAGAGCCTGCGCCTGCTGGGTTCGGTCGGCGAGCCGATCAATCCGGAAGCCTGGGAGTGGTACTATCACGTCGTCGGCGAGGCGCGTGCGCCGATCGTCGATACCTGGTGGCAGACCGAGACGGGCGGCATTCTCATCACGCCACTGCCTGGCGCCACCAAGCTCAAGCCCGGCTCGGCGACGCGGCCGTTCTTTGGCGTCGTGCCCGAGATCGTCGATGCCGACGGCAAGGTGCTGGACGGCGAGACCTCGGGCAATCTCTGTATCGCCAGGTCGTGGCCGGGCCAGATGCGTACGGTCTATGGCGATCACGCCCGCTTCGAGCAGACCTATTTCTCGACCTACAAGAACAAGTACTTCACCGGCGACGGCTGCCGACGGGATGCCGACGGCTATTACTGGATCACCGGCCGCGTCGATGACGTCATCAACGTCTCCGGCCACCGCATGGGCACCGCCGAAGTGGAGTCCTCGCTGGTTGCGCATGAGAAAGTGTCGGAAGCCGCTGTGGTTGGCTATCCCCACGACATCAAGGGCCAGGGCATCTACGCTTATGTCACGCTGATGAACGGCGTCGAGCCGACGGAAGAGCTGCGCAAGGAGCTGGTGGCCTGGGTCCGCAAGGACATCGGCCCGATCGCCTCGCCCGATCTGATCCAGTTCGCGCCGGGCCTGCCGAAGACCCGCTCCGGCAAGATCATGCGCCGCATCCTGCGCAAGATCGCGGAGGATGAACCGTCATCTCTGGGTGATACATCGACACTGGCCGATCCCGCCGTGGTCACCGACCTCGTCGAGCATCGGCAGAACAAGCGATAG
- a CDS encoding MFS transporter, producing the protein MSIQAITSGTTSASHHLDRDKKRIVFAAALGTVFEWYDFFIYGSLAAFFSTLFFPKGNETAALLAALATFGAGFVLRPFGAVVFGRLGDLVGRKKTFLVTMLVMGLATAAVGLLPTFETLGWWAPAILVGLRLLQGLAVGGEFGGAVTYVAEHSDSDKRGFTTSWIQITATLGLFLSLAVILLCRYSMSVESFASWGWRIPFVGSIGLLVLSLYIRLKLHESPVFQQMKAEGKGSKNPIGDTFGDPRNLRLVLVAIFGVVAGQAVIWYTGHFYSLYFMTTTLKMSHEQANTYLLAGLALGTPFFLFFGWLSDKIGRKWIVVTGCALSAVLIMPLFQGLATYGNPALAEFRARTLVVIHANDCSEDQSLFGQLFSPLATKECTRVKALLTSRAVPYAVKADSASLSVQIGDQPAMAFDEAKLLKTLNESGLPSAKAPAEPNAPMVIAVLFALVFLATMVYGPLGALLVELFPVHIRYSGVSVALQLGNGWIGGFAPFVATAVVIATGNILGGLWYTVVIAGLTAIIGALFLPETRGRDLST; encoded by the coding sequence ATGTCCATTCAAGCAATCACATCAGGGACCACATCTGCTTCCCACCACCTTGATCGGGATAAGAAACGTATCGTCTTTGCGGCAGCACTTGGCACCGTTTTCGAATGGTATGACTTCTTCATCTACGGCTCTTTGGCTGCATTTTTCAGTACGCTGTTTTTCCCGAAAGGCAATGAGACGGCGGCGTTGCTGGCCGCATTGGCGACCTTCGGCGCAGGCTTTGTGCTTCGCCCGTTTGGGGCGGTCGTCTTCGGACGGCTCGGCGATCTCGTCGGTCGCAAGAAAACATTTCTCGTGACCATGCTGGTAATGGGACTCGCCACTGCGGCCGTCGGCTTGCTGCCCACGTTCGAGACTTTAGGCTGGTGGGCTCCGGCAATTTTGGTTGGCTTGCGTCTGCTGCAAGGGCTTGCCGTTGGCGGAGAATTCGGGGGCGCCGTAACATATGTTGCTGAGCACTCTGATTCCGACAAGAGAGGCTTTACGACAAGCTGGATTCAGATCACCGCTACGCTAGGCTTGTTCCTCTCGCTGGCGGTAATTCTTTTATGTCGCTATTCGATGTCGGTAGAGAGTTTTGCGAGCTGGGGTTGGCGTATCCCATTCGTCGGATCAATCGGCCTTCTGGTTCTTTCTTTGTACATACGTCTCAAACTTCACGAGTCGCCTGTGTTCCAGCAAATGAAGGCTGAGGGTAAAGGTTCGAAAAATCCGATCGGCGATACGTTTGGTGATCCTCGCAATCTGCGCCTGGTGCTTGTTGCCATCTTCGGCGTCGTAGCTGGCCAGGCGGTGATCTGGTACACCGGGCATTTCTACAGCCTCTATTTCATGACCACGACACTGAAGATGAGTCATGAGCAGGCCAATACGTACTTGCTGGCTGGGCTCGCTCTCGGAACTCCGTTCTTTCTGTTCTTTGGCTGGCTATCCGACAAGATCGGACGAAAGTGGATAGTGGTCACCGGGTGCGCATTATCCGCCGTCCTGATCATGCCTCTCTTCCAGGGGTTGGCAACTTACGGCAATCCGGCGCTTGCGGAGTTCCGAGCTAGGACCTTGGTAGTGATTCACGCAAACGATTGTAGCGAGGATCAATCCTTGTTCGGTCAGCTCTTTAGTCCCCTAGCCACGAAGGAGTGCACTCGGGTGAAAGCACTCCTGACTTCCCGCGCCGTTCCTTACGCTGTAAAAGCCGATTCAGCGTCCCTATCTGTTCAAATCGGCGATCAGCCAGCTATGGCTTTCGATGAAGCCAAGCTTCTCAAAACGCTGAACGAAAGCGGCCTGCCGTCAGCGAAGGCTCCGGCGGAGCCTAACGCTCCTATGGTCATCGCCGTGCTCTTCGCCTTAGTGTTCTTAGCGACGATGGTTTATGGGCCGCTCGGAGCTCTGTTGGTTGAACTGTTTCCTGTCCATATCCGATACAGTGGTGTCTCTGTCGCCCTGCAGCTCGGCAACGGCTGGATCGGAGGCTTCGCGCCGTTTGTCGCAACGGCAGTCGTCATTGCCACGGGCAATATTCTCGGTGGACTTTGGTACACGGTGGTGATTGCCGGGCTGACGGCCATTATTGGAGCCCTGTTCCTACCAGAAACCCGCGGCCGAGATTTAAGTACCTGA
- a CDS encoding alpha/beta fold hydrolase yields the protein MIRNGTIEIGDAIVQVSGEGIPLVFVHGFTTTAEFWREQVETFSARHRIVRINLPGHGPSRHPRDRSYTIEAFVEDVLRVYRALEIDVSILVGLSMGGTVAQSFTLTYPELVRALVLVGATPHGLGADVNVNNVLKAIDDLGVAVASQNVIERSFGSAAGSWLIEFAKNEVAQTPAFVAREAIASLNASDSRPRLQEIRVPTLVVVGDEDIITPPSESQALAEGILNSQLEIVTNAGHFPMLEQPDAFNLLLGAFLTRQEIELQHTSASTHARQNV from the coding sequence ATGATACGTAATGGAACTATCGAAATTGGAGATGCCATCGTGCAGGTGTCGGGGGAAGGAATTCCCTTGGTGTTCGTGCACGGCTTCACAACGACCGCCGAGTTCTGGCGCGAACAGGTCGAAACATTCTCGGCCCGGCACCGAATAGTGCGCATCAATTTGCCTGGTCATGGCCCTTCGCGGCATCCCAGAGACCGAAGCTACACGATCGAGGCCTTCGTTGAAGACGTGCTCCGGGTGTACCGAGCATTGGAAATTGATGTGTCCATTCTTGTAGGGCTGTCGATGGGAGGGACTGTAGCCCAAAGTTTCACGCTCACGTACCCGGAACTCGTGCGAGCACTCGTGCTTGTAGGTGCCACGCCGCACGGGTTAGGTGCGGACGTTAACGTCAATAACGTGCTTAAAGCCATTGATGATTTGGGTGTAGCCGTAGCGAGTCAGAATGTCATCGAACGATCATTCGGCTCTGCTGCAGGTTCTTGGCTCATCGAGTTTGCCAAGAACGAAGTTGCACAAACGCCGGCATTCGTTGCGCGTGAAGCGATAGCTTCGCTCAATGCGTCGGACAGCCGCCCAAGGTTACAAGAGATCCGCGTGCCAACGCTGGTCGTCGTCGGCGACGAGGACATCATCACCCCGCCGAGCGAATCGCAGGCCTTGGCGGAGGGCATTCTCAATAGCCAGCTCGAAATCGTAACTAACGCGGGCCACTTCCCGATGCTTGAGCAGCCGGATGCGTTCAATCTTTTGTTAGGCGCTTTCCTAACGCGGCAAGAAATTGAACTGCAACATACGAGCGCGAGTACTCACGCGCGACAAAACGTTTAA
- a CDS encoding sigma-54 interaction domain-containing protein — translation MVLSQWIAGSSEEAGFLRLVLDHVSDCLVAVDTSGTVVLINQPYCRLLGGAAEDFVGRHITDVVGPQTKLHLVARGEGSHVGYPLKVRGHQLITRQVPVLQDGRIIGAVGLALFSDLGTLKRTFRRATQSELALPQGNKPWRSRFSISDIIGQGETMDAYRNSLEVVAGHDLPVLISGETGSGKELAAHAIHAHSSRSEGPFVWINCASIPSELIEAELFGYEGGAFTGARSRGKLGKFELASGGTLLLDEIGDMPLHLQGSLLRVIQTSEMVRVGGTTPVAVNARVVCATNQSLPELARVGRFRQDLYYRLGVLPIDVPPLRDRDDIEFLARQLLRRIATRLSAAPPQLDRNEIISLVAHHWPGNVRELENVLTRFIVTGRLMMAAAPPRLQQDADSASRPLKQRIQSQTATEIRAALEQSGGNKRRAAELLGISRGHLYRLMREQNP, via the coding sequence ATGGTCCTTTCACAGTGGATTGCCGGATCGTCTGAGGAAGCAGGCTTCTTGAGGCTTGTTCTCGATCACGTGTCGGACTGTCTCGTTGCAGTTGATACTTCCGGCACGGTCGTCTTGATCAACCAGCCCTATTGCAGGCTCCTAGGGGGGGCGGCGGAAGACTTCGTGGGGCGGCACATAACCGATGTGGTGGGACCACAAACCAAGCTTCATCTCGTGGCACGAGGGGAAGGGAGCCATGTTGGCTATCCCCTGAAGGTGCGCGGCCATCAACTGATCACAAGACAGGTTCCCGTCCTTCAGGACGGCCGCATCATTGGCGCGGTCGGCCTCGCGCTCTTCTCGGATCTCGGCACCCTGAAAAGAACTTTCCGACGGGCCACACAATCTGAGCTAGCGCTGCCTCAAGGTAACAAGCCGTGGCGTTCACGGTTCAGCATCAGCGACATCATTGGCCAAGGCGAGACTATGGATGCCTACCGAAATTCGCTTGAAGTCGTCGCCGGGCACGACCTTCCAGTTTTGATTTCTGGTGAAACTGGCTCCGGCAAGGAATTGGCTGCCCATGCCATCCACGCGCATTCGAGCCGATCCGAAGGTCCCTTCGTCTGGATCAATTGCGCGTCGATCCCGAGCGAACTAATAGAGGCGGAATTATTCGGCTATGAAGGTGGTGCATTCACCGGAGCGCGCAGTCGCGGAAAATTGGGAAAGTTCGAGCTGGCCTCCGGCGGCACGCTATTACTAGACGAAATAGGCGATATGCCACTGCATCTTCAGGGCAGTTTACTACGCGTTATTCAGACCAGCGAGATGGTGCGCGTCGGTGGCACGACGCCGGTTGCCGTCAATGCCCGCGTGGTTTGCGCAACCAATCAATCACTTCCCGAGCTCGCTCGCGTGGGTCGTTTCAGGCAGGACCTCTACTATCGCCTTGGCGTATTGCCGATCGACGTACCTCCCCTTCGCGATCGGGACGACATAGAATTTCTCGCTCGACAGTTGTTGAGGCGGATCGCGACTCGGTTGAGCGCCGCGCCGCCGCAATTGGACCGGAATGAGATCATCTCTCTTGTTGCACACCACTGGCCCGGGAATGTTCGAGAGCTGGAAAATGTGCTCACGCGCTTCATCGTTACCGGTCGCCTGATGATGGCCGCCGCACCTCCACGGCTTCAACAGGACGCGGACAGCGCGTCGCGACCGCTTAAGCAGCGCATCCAATCCCAAACGGCAACGGAAATCCGGGCCGCATTAGAGCAATCCGGCGGCAACAAGCGCCGCGCCGCCGAGCTGCTGGGTATCAGCCGCGGACATCTTTATCGCCTCATGCGAGAACAAAACCCGTAG
- a CDS encoding methyl-accepting chemotaxis protein — protein sequence MSVRGLRVKFLVIIGIALTGMITLVPIALYNIRSQMMTDRQAKIQHMVDIGHGILAHYQKLEGDGSLGREQAQAAALAVIKGLRYDKVEFFWINDMAPNMIMSPAKPELDGKPVGDLKDPSGNYLFRGFVDVAQKQGEGFYGYLWPKLGSEQPVSKLSYIKKFAPWDWIIGTGIYLDDVDAIFRHTAWTFAWICLGLLVLVLAISLAISRTVTQSLITITSLTEKLAAGEDEFEVPYTNRRDEVGSLARALRVFKENTTAVRMMHGEQQKLMQRADEDKRGAMLELAGKFETSVESVVREVFSEASEMQKAAESMSESADRANGRANSVAEACHEASGNVQMVASAAGQLSASINEISLRVTQAAQVADKAANDGQRANATVQGLAAAASKIGEVIGLINNVAAQTNLLALNATIEAARAGEAGRGFAVVATEVKSLATQTAKATDEISAQITSIQAETSSVVGNIQNILATINQVNEISSSIASAVEEQGVATQAIAQNVRDAASGTNRVSQNISDVNAATSETGLVAGTVVAASARLTGKLRSLQAEVSGFVASIRAA from the coding sequence ATGTCTGTTCGTGGTCTGAGAGTCAAGTTCCTCGTTATCATCGGCATAGCGCTAACGGGCATGATCACTCTGGTACCGATCGCGCTATACAACATCCGCAGCCAGATGATGACCGATAGGCAGGCCAAGATCCAGCATATGGTCGACATCGGGCACGGCATCCTGGCGCACTATCAAAAGCTTGAAGGTGACGGCTCGCTTGGCCGCGAGCAGGCTCAGGCTGCTGCACTCGCAGTGATCAAGGGGCTTCGCTACGACAAGGTCGAGTTCTTCTGGATCAACGACATGGCCCCCAACATGATCATGAGCCCCGCCAAGCCTGAGCTCGATGGCAAGCCGGTCGGAGACCTGAAAGATCCGAGTGGAAACTACCTTTTTCGTGGTTTTGTCGACGTCGCACAGAAGCAGGGGGAGGGCTTCTACGGTTATCTGTGGCCCAAGCTCGGCTCCGAGCAGCCAGTCTCCAAGCTGTCCTATATAAAAAAATTCGCGCCTTGGGACTGGATCATCGGGACCGGCATCTATCTTGACGATGTCGATGCAATCTTTCGACACACTGCCTGGACCTTCGCGTGGATTTGCCTTGGGTTACTCGTTCTGGTCCTTGCCATTTCGCTGGCGATCAGTCGGACCGTGACGCAGTCGCTCATCACGATCACCTCTCTTACCGAGAAGCTCGCTGCGGGCGAAGATGAATTCGAGGTGCCATACACAAACCGCCGCGATGAAGTCGGGAGTCTCGCCCGCGCCTTGCGCGTATTCAAGGAAAACACGACCGCTGTTCGTATGATGCACGGCGAACAGCAAAAACTCATGCAAAGAGCGGATGAAGACAAGCGTGGGGCTATGCTGGAACTTGCCGGAAAGTTCGAGACGAGCGTCGAAAGTGTTGTGCGGGAGGTGTTCTCCGAGGCGAGTGAAATGCAGAAGGCTGCCGAGAGTATGTCAGAGAGCGCCGATCGTGCGAACGGGCGTGCGAACTCGGTTGCCGAAGCATGCCACGAAGCATCCGGGAACGTGCAGATGGTTGCCTCAGCCGCCGGTCAATTGTCGGCTTCGATAAACGAGATAAGTCTTCGCGTCACGCAGGCAGCCCAAGTTGCCGACAAGGCCGCTAACGACGGGCAGCGTGCCAATGCAACAGTACAGGGGCTCGCTGCGGCAGCCTCCAAGATCGGTGAAGTGATTGGGCTCATTAATAACGTTGCCGCGCAAACCAACCTGCTCGCGCTGAATGCCACAATCGAGGCGGCGCGCGCCGGCGAAGCGGGAAGGGGCTTTGCTGTCGTGGCCACCGAGGTGAAGTCGCTCGCAACGCAGACGGCCAAGGCGACTGACGAAATTAGTGCGCAAATTACGTCGATACAGGCCGAGACTTCGTCCGTGGTCGGTAACATTCAGAATATTCTCGCGACCATAAACCAAGTCAATGAGATCTCATCTTCGATCGCGTCAGCAGTGGAAGAGCAGGGCGTCGCAACTCAGGCTATTGCACAAAACGTTCGGGACGCAGCTTCCGGAACGAACCGGGTTTCGCAGAACATTTCTGACGTCAATGCCGCGACGTCAGAAACCGGACTCGTGGCGGGCACCGTTGTTGCGGCGAGCGCGCGCTTGACCGGCAAGCTGCGGTCGTTGCAGGCCGAAGTCAGCGGCTTTGTCGCCAGTATCAGGGCGGCATAG
- a CDS encoding GTP-binding protein, whose translation MTLFGRICTFTEVAITLTTKLAFATKWYNKAQGPIGMSQKIPVTILTGFLGSGKTTLLNQLLESGLMADSAVIVNEFGAISIDAELVVGVDEEILQINNGCICCTVRTDLVTTITNLLSGTKPIRRILIETTGLADPAPIIQSFIVDEVLSTKTMLDAVVTVVDATHIDRWLADQSTGENIAAEQIAFADIVVVSKLDLAEEGRLAKCEATIRAINPMARVLAPIEGRLNVASIVDVKAFDLKNCLAIEPLLLSDLEHEHDTSVISVEVREERSVDGPRFFKWLNAFVQQNGDRLLRCKGILSLTGEARRWVFHGVHMTLEGRPGRPWAGSEPRISAIVFIGRGLDAVQIS comes from the coding sequence GTGACGCTATTTGGCAGAATTTGCACGTTCACCGAAGTTGCGATCACCCTCACCACAAAACTAGCCTTTGCCACGAAGTGGTACAACAAAGCACAGGGGCCGATCGGAATGTCACAGAAAATTCCAGTCACTATCCTCACTGGATTTCTTGGGTCGGGCAAGACGACCCTACTGAATCAACTCCTCGAAAGCGGACTAATGGCGGATTCGGCCGTCATCGTGAATGAGTTCGGTGCCATCAGTATCGATGCCGAGCTAGTCGTCGGCGTAGACGAGGAGATCCTCCAGATCAATAACGGCTGCATCTGCTGCACTGTCCGAACAGATCTCGTTACGACGATTACTAATCTGCTGTCCGGAACGAAACCGATCCGCCGCATTCTCATCGAAACGACAGGGCTGGCCGATCCCGCCCCAATCATTCAGAGTTTCATTGTCGACGAAGTGCTATCAACCAAAACCATGCTCGACGCCGTCGTGACGGTGGTCGACGCCACCCATATTGATCGGTGGCTGGCCGACCAGAGCACCGGCGAAAACATTGCGGCCGAGCAAATCGCCTTTGCCGACATCGTAGTGGTTAGCAAGTTAGATCTGGCCGAAGAAGGCCGTCTCGCCAAATGCGAGGCGACGATCCGGGCCATTAATCCGATGGCGCGCGTGTTGGCCCCGATCGAGGGTCGGCTGAACGTCGCCTCGATCGTCGACGTCAAGGCTTTCGATCTGAAGAACTGCTTGGCCATCGAGCCGCTGCTGCTCTCCGACCTCGAGCACGAGCACGACACGTCCGTGATCAGCGTGGAAGTCCGCGAAGAGCGCTCCGTGGACGGTCCTCGATTCTTCAAATGGCTAAACGCTTTCGTTCAACAGAACGGAGACCGCCTTCTACGCTGCAAGGGCATTCTGTCGTTGACCGGCGAAGCGCGGCGTTGGGTATTCCATGGTGTCCATATGACGCTCGAAGGCCGTCCAGGGCGGCCGTGGGCGGGCAGTGAGCCCCGCATCAGCGCGATCGTCTTTATTGGAAGAGGACTCGATGCTGTTCAGATCTCGTAA
- the nthB gene encoding nitrile hydratase subunit beta produces MKLQHYLGGLEGLDPISLETRVFVEPWEERIFGIHTAMMALSPQLDLEATPSTFNTEWTWADLRKGAEAMNPFDYFKFRYYEKWLGGISEYFVAKGYISQADLDARTAAFLSSSAALPMGGDVAVDARVRKYLMTGDDPRRERPVPPLFAVGNAVRVADPKSVDHTRLPGHLRNKVGLIDSVYPDAYTYLCDTGVDGVGRAMPVYCVKFDPEDLWPGNTETNFTFYADLFEAYLEPATTLRNL; encoded by the coding sequence ATGAAATTGCAGCATTACCTCGGAGGCCTCGAAGGCCTCGATCCGATCTCGCTCGAAACACGAGTCTTCGTGGAACCCTGGGAGGAGCGCATCTTCGGCATCCATACAGCGATGATGGCGCTGAGCCCGCAACTCGACCTCGAAGCCACCCCAAGCACGTTCAACACCGAGTGGACTTGGGCGGATCTGCGCAAGGGCGCGGAGGCCATGAACCCGTTCGACTACTTTAAATTCCGCTATTACGAGAAATGGCTTGGCGGCATCTCGGAATATTTCGTCGCGAAGGGGTATATCAGCCAGGCCGACCTCGACGCGCGTACAGCGGCCTTTCTGTCGTCATCTGCCGCGCTGCCGATGGGCGGAGACGTCGCGGTGGATGCTCGGGTGCGGAAATATCTGATGACCGGAGATGATCCGAGACGTGAGCGGCCAGTCCCACCCCTCTTCGCGGTCGGGAACGCCGTTCGTGTCGCCGACCCGAAATCGGTCGACCACACGCGCCTGCCCGGCCATCTCCGGAATAAGGTGGGCCTCATCGATAGTGTTTACCCCGACGCCTACACCTATCTTTGCGACACCGGCGTTGACGGAGTTGGGAGGGCGATGCCCGTCTATTGCGTCAAGTTCGATCCTGAGGATCTCTGGCCGGGCAACACCGAGACGAATTTCACCTTCTACGCAGACCTCTTTGAGGCCTACCTCGAGCCTGCTACCACACTGAGGAACCTCTAA
- a CDS encoding nitrile hydratase accessory protein — protein MQTSFEHFAMGAMLGQSDMPPKDNGSLCFGAPWQRQAFGMALALSKQGVFEWDDFRSELISTIVAWEATHDTSDPSWDYYEIWLTALETMVKRSGLDGRATLAP, from the coding sequence ATGCAGACAAGCTTCGAGCATTTCGCCATGGGCGCCATGTTGGGACAATCCGACATGCCGCCCAAGGATAACGGAAGCCTCTGCTTCGGTGCGCCCTGGCAGCGCCAAGCGTTCGGTATGGCGCTAGCGCTCTCCAAGCAGGGGGTATTCGAATGGGACGACTTTCGTTCGGAGCTGATATCGACGATCGTCGCGTGGGAAGCTACCCACGACACGTCTGACCCGAGTTGGGATTACTATGAAATCTGGCTCACCGCACTCGAGACGATGGTGAAACGCTCCGGCCTCGATGGCCGAGCCACACTGGCCCCCTGA
- a CDS encoding GlxA family transcriptional regulator: MRIALLAPPGVQSLDIVGPAEVFWEAARRLGDPNAYTVQVIGGSADPIRGTGGLRFVADRHIFDPDQPIDTLLVGGDPSFATIDPAMVQWLRRRAGTVRRLGSICTGVFLLGAAGLLAGKRVTTHWECAARLRAEYPDLNIDSDQIFIRDGNLCTTAGVTAGMDLALALVEEDYGRELALVVARYMVMFLKRPGGQSQFSAHLAAQMSGKTKIRQVQQHILDNLAASLSAENLAAQASMSVRNFTRVFRQEMNMTPTEFVDAARLDAARLLLEEGGKSMQQIAMRCGFGNADGMRRAFIRNLGVGPAEYRLRFRSAWTGTNHVPIDHPRSNRPKSIQTSG, translated from the coding sequence ATGCGCATAGCCTTGCTTGCTCCGCCAGGGGTTCAGTCGCTCGACATCGTAGGCCCGGCCGAAGTGTTCTGGGAGGCAGCCAGGCGGCTTGGAGATCCGAATGCCTATACTGTGCAAGTGATCGGCGGATCGGCTGATCCCATCCGCGGAACAGGCGGGCTGCGCTTCGTGGCGGACCGGCACATCTTCGATCCCGACCAACCGATCGACACGCTCCTTGTTGGAGGCGATCCGTCATTTGCAACGATCGATCCTGCCATGGTCCAATGGTTGCGGCGCAGAGCCGGTACGGTACGACGCCTCGGTTCGATCTGTACGGGCGTTTTCCTTCTCGGAGCAGCGGGCTTGCTTGCGGGAAAACGCGTGACAACTCATTGGGAATGCGCGGCACGTCTTCGGGCCGAATATCCAGACCTCAATATTGATTCCGATCAGATATTCATCCGAGACGGCAATCTGTGTACCACCGCCGGCGTTACCGCCGGAATGGATCTGGCGCTTGCTCTGGTCGAGGAGGATTATGGGCGAGAGCTGGCACTAGTCGTAGCACGCTACATGGTCATGTTCCTGAAGCGCCCAGGCGGTCAATCACAATTCAGCGCACATCTTGCTGCTCAAATGTCTGGAAAGACCAAAATCCGGCAGGTTCAGCAACACATTCTCGACAATCTCGCGGCGTCACTTTCTGCCGAGAATCTGGCGGCGCAGGCCAGCATGAGCGTTCGAAATTTCACGCGCGTATTTCGCCAGGAAATGAATATGACACCCACTGAATTCGTAGACGCAGCGAGGCTGGATGCGGCCCGGCTATTGCTTGAAGAGGGTGGGAAGTCAATGCAGCAGATCGCTATGCGCTGTGGCTTCGGCAACGCTGACGGCATGAGGAGAGCATTCATCAGAAACCTTGGTGTTGGGCCCGCTGAATATCGGCTTCGATTTCGAAGTGCATGGACTGGCACCAATCATGTCCCGATCGACCATCCGAGATCTAACAGGCCAAAATCCATTCAAACGTCCGGCTAA